A window of the Candidatus Microthrix parvicella Bio17-1 genome harbors these coding sequences:
- a CDS encoding SDR family NAD(P)-dependent oxidoreductase gives MNARGSSLAGRRVLITGAARGIGAALAERLHQRGARVALAGLEDDLLAEAAAKADAPWWHCDVGDRASVEAAVEAAVGELGGLDVIVANAGIAAQLPLVGGDPEVFEQINRVNVLGAYYTLRAAGQHIAHPNGYAVAVSSLGAVVNVPLMGAYSASKAAVEALGNTLRAELAPSGARVGVAYFAELDTEMTSRGFDTEAARSFLGGRTVTTVTDLEVGINALERGIARRSRRIVAPWWVAGVLPIRSIAQPVVDRALRGKVAGVLAIARDERVELTTPQGEPAPGERS, from the coding sequence ATGAACGCTCGTGGAAGTTCGCTCGCCGGTCGTCGGGTCCTCATTACCGGGGCGGCTCGCGGCATCGGCGCCGCGCTGGCCGAACGGCTGCATCAACGCGGTGCCCGGGTGGCTCTCGCCGGACTTGAGGATGATCTCCTCGCCGAGGCGGCTGCGAAGGCCGACGCCCCGTGGTGGCATTGCGATGTCGGCGACCGGGCCAGTGTCGAGGCGGCGGTCGAGGCCGCCGTCGGTGAGTTGGGCGGTCTCGACGTCATCGTCGCCAATGCCGGCATCGCCGCCCAGCTGCCGCTGGTCGGCGGCGATCCCGAGGTGTTCGAGCAGATCAACCGGGTCAACGTGCTCGGCGCCTACTACACGCTTCGCGCCGCCGGGCAACACATCGCTCACCCCAACGGGTACGCGGTGGCGGTCTCGTCGCTGGGTGCCGTGGTGAACGTGCCGCTGATGGGCGCCTACTCGGCGTCGAAGGCAGCGGTCGAGGCGCTCGGCAACACGCTGCGCGCCGAGCTGGCGCCCAGCGGGGCCCGGGTGGGTGTGGCCTACTTCGCCGAGCTCGACACCGAGATGACCAGCCGCGGGTTCGACACCGAGGCGGCCCGGTCGTTCCTGGGCGGACGCACGGTCACCACGGTGACCGACCTCGAGGTGGGCATCAACGCACTCGAGCGGGGCATCGCCCGCCGCTCCCGACGCATCGTCGCCCCATGGTGGGTCGCCGGCGTGCTGCCGATCCGCTCGATCGCCCAGCCCGTGGTCGACCGGGCACTGCGCGGCAAGGTGGCCGGCGTGCTGGCGATCGCCCGCGACGAACGGGTGGAGCTGACCACGCCCCAGGGGGAGCCGGCTCCGGGGGAGCGGTCATGA
- a CDS encoding carboxymuconolactone decarboxylase family protein, translating to MSVTPRIAPGERADVGVLNWAFAQASGLVTGTTPPNLFLTLGRNRKLFRGWLRFAGRLMPGGKLPRRETELIILRVAHLTGCEYEQAHHRLLAKRARVTPTEIDGVVEGPSAPCWSDREHVLLAAVDELHDRRDLGDDAWLDLRRHLDEPAALEFLMLVGHYEMLATTINTLRVPLDRPRRARGGSVSR from the coding sequence ATGAGCGTCACCCCGAGGATCGCGCCGGGTGAACGCGCCGATGTCGGCGTGCTCAACTGGGCCTTCGCCCAGGCGTCGGGCCTGGTCACCGGCACCACCCCTCCCAACCTGTTTCTCACGCTGGGTCGCAACCGCAAGCTGTTTCGGGGCTGGTTGCGCTTCGCCGGACGGCTGATGCCCGGCGGCAAGCTGCCACGGCGGGAGACCGAGCTGATCATCCTGCGGGTGGCCCACCTGACCGGTTGCGAGTACGAACAGGCCCATCACCGGCTCCTGGCCAAGCGGGCTCGGGTGACGCCGACCGAGATCGACGGCGTGGTCGAGGGGCCCTCCGCCCCCTGTTGGAGCGACCGCGAGCACGTCCTGCTCGCCGCCGTCGATGAGCTGCACGACCGGCGCGATCTTGGCGACGACGCCTGGCTCGATCTCCGTCGCCACCTCGACGAGCCCGCCGCGCTCGAGTTTCTGATGCTGGTCGGCCATTACGAGATGCTGGCCACGACGATCAACACGCTGCGCGTCCCGCTCGACCGGCCGCGTCGAGCCCGCGGGGGTTCGGTGTCGAGGTGA
- a CDS encoding TetR/AcrR family transcriptional regulator produces the protein MRTVSAGEIPAESGPAAGIEASMPPLPRGRHDLTRGQVEQSQRLRLAVAMAEACVGRGYSDTPVAAVLELAGVSRQTFYALYANRLECFLEALDLVGEVLVGRLADAVAAQEGLPLDRAIAALDGYLQAIVDHPAFARLYVVEAHAAGPRALVRRAALQTEVVDALAGLLGMEQPDTRFACEAFVAAVAALVTLPLATGDVTAIIALRDPLVSRLRALAAES, from the coding sequence GTGAGGACCGTCTCGGCCGGCGAGATCCCGGCCGAATCGGGGCCCGCTGCGGGCATCGAGGCGTCGATGCCGCCGCTGCCGCGGGGTCGCCACGATCTGACCCGGGGCCAGGTCGAGCAGTCACAGCGGCTGCGACTCGCCGTCGCCATGGCCGAGGCGTGCGTCGGTCGTGGTTACTCCGATACGCCCGTCGCTGCGGTGCTGGAACTTGCGGGCGTGTCACGCCAGACCTTCTATGCGCTGTATGCCAACAGGTTGGAGTGCTTCCTCGAGGCGCTCGACCTGGTCGGCGAGGTGCTCGTCGGTCGGCTGGCCGATGCCGTGGCCGCTCAGGAAGGCCTCCCGCTGGACCGGGCCATCGCCGCGCTCGACGGGTACCTCCAGGCGATCGTCGATCATCCGGCTTTCGCTCGCCTCTACGTCGTCGAGGCCCACGCCGCCGGGCCCCGGGCGCTCGTCCGGCGGGCGGCGCTGCAGACCGAGGTGGTCGATGCGCTGGCCGGCCTGCTCGGGATGGAGCAGCCCGACACACGGTTCGCCTGCGAGGCGTTCGTCGCCGCCGTGGCCGCGCTGGTGACCCTCCCGCTGGCCACCGGTGATGTCACTGCCATCATCGCGCTTCGCGACCCGCTCGTCAGCCGCCTGCGAGCCCTCGCCGCGGAGTCGTGA
- a CDS encoding class I SAM-dependent methyltransferase, which produces MTATMTEPIPGNELAVDRMPGHWLLARMGKRVLRPGGRELTDQLLGALAIDPSADVVELAPGLGSTTELVLGCNPATYVGVDRDPVSAERVAHVVNGPGRSVVNASAADTGLPDASADVVFGEAYLTMQPASQKARIMAELARVVRPGGRIGLHEVSFAPDDLDDERCDAIAADLRRTIKVNVTPLSLRGWTNLLDEAGFDVAGTVTAPLHLLEPRRLIADEGVLGAARFVGRVARNPDARARVLAMRAAMHDNAEHLQACVVTATRRSAA; this is translated from the coding sequence ATGACCGCGACGATGACCGAACCCATTCCCGGCAACGAGCTGGCCGTCGACCGGATGCCCGGGCACTGGCTGCTCGCCCGGATGGGCAAGCGGGTGCTGCGCCCGGGCGGTCGGGAGCTGACCGACCAGTTGCTGGGTGCCCTGGCGATCGACCCATCCGCCGACGTCGTCGAGCTGGCGCCCGGGCTGGGTTCGACCACCGAGCTGGTGCTCGGCTGCAACCCGGCCACCTACGTGGGCGTCGACCGCGACCCGGTGTCGGCCGAGCGGGTCGCTCACGTGGTCAACGGACCCGGTCGTTCGGTGGTCAACGCCTCGGCGGCCGATACCGGCCTGCCCGACGCCTCGGCCGACGTCGTTTTCGGCGAGGCCTACCTGACGATGCAACCGGCGTCGCAGAAGGCCAGGATCATGGCCGAACTCGCCCGCGTGGTGCGGCCCGGCGGCCGCATCGGCCTGCACGAGGTGTCCTTCGCCCCCGACGACCTCGACGACGAGCGCTGCGACGCGATCGCCGCTGACCTGCGGCGGACGATCAAGGTGAACGTGACACCACTGTCGCTTCGGGGCTGGACCAACCTCTTGGATGAGGCGGGATTCGACGTGGCCGGCACGGTCACCGCCCCGCTCCACCTGCTGGAGCCCCGGCGGTTGATCGCCGATGAGGGCGTCCTGGGTGCGGCACGCTTCGTCGGCCGGGTGGCCCGCAACCCCGATGCCCGTGCCCGGGTGCTGGCCATGCGGGCGGCGATGCACGACAACGCCGAGCACCTCCAGGCCTGCGTGGTGACCGCCACCCGCCGCTCGGCCGCCTGA
- a CDS encoding crotonase/enoyl-CoA hydratase family protein, whose amino-acid sequence MSDLVSVERQGYVLVIGVDRQAKANAWNVEIIAAVAAAYTELHDDPDLRVGVVHGAGKHFSAGLDLPDVLPAVQSGDIADVLPEGMRDPWDFFGEPCAKPIVLAVQGRCYTLGIELALASQATIAANDTVFAQLEVARAIVPLGGASLRLPQLGAIGTKWLLGAEPFSASEALLAGMVTEVVEPGTQLDRAIEVAQQIATNAPLAVQSALAATRAGQRAARDAACAQMRQSMPQLLETADVAEGVAAMMERRPPKFTGT is encoded by the coding sequence ATGTCGGACCTGGTCAGCGTGGAGCGTCAGGGATACGTGTTGGTGATCGGCGTCGATCGCCAGGCCAAGGCCAACGCGTGGAACGTCGAGATCATCGCGGCGGTCGCGGCGGCCTACACCGAACTGCACGACGATCCGGACCTCCGGGTCGGGGTGGTGCACGGGGCCGGCAAACACTTCAGTGCCGGGCTCGACCTGCCCGACGTGCTTCCGGCGGTTCAGAGCGGCGACATCGCCGACGTCCTCCCCGAGGGGATGCGCGACCCGTGGGACTTCTTCGGTGAGCCGTGCGCCAAACCGATCGTGCTCGCGGTTCAGGGCCGTTGCTACACGTTGGGTATCGAGTTGGCGCTGGCATCTCAGGCGACGATCGCCGCGAACGACACCGTCTTCGCCCAGCTCGAGGTGGCCCGGGCGATCGTGCCGTTGGGTGGGGCATCGCTGAGGCTTCCGCAACTGGGCGCGATCGGCACGAAGTGGCTGTTGGGTGCCGAGCCGTTCTCGGCGTCGGAGGCGCTTCTCGCCGGCATGGTCACCGAGGTGGTCGAGCCGGGGACCCAGCTGGATCGGGCGATCGAGGTGGCCCAGCAGATCGCCACCAACGCCCCGCTGGCGGTGCAGAGTGCGCTGGCGGCCACCCGGGCCGGTCAGCGGGCGGCCCGCGATGCGGCCTGTGCGCAGATGCGCCAGAGCATGCCGCAGCTGCTGGAAACGGCCGACGTTGCCGAGGGCGTCGCCGCCATGATGGAGCGACGCCCACCCAAGTTCACCGGCACCTGA
- a CDS encoding nitroreductase family protein, which yields MTTSGRPARPEAAADIPSTEEALSRLDMPLGEAMRTQRAIRKLHLDPVSHDVLLPLLELSLKAPTSSNTQDWSYLVVEDPEQKERLAKLYRPLFRAYDPIVSRMARGDAKAQRQMAPGRWQAKHFAELPLFVIPCYRRGLKHRPVGRPQIAVSSFYGSVFPAVQNLLLECRAVGLGASIQTLPIWHISTARRILGLPRKVNPVCIIPIGWPRGRYGPTTRRPIGEVVHLDRYGNQPFLVRSRGEEA from the coding sequence GTGACCACATCAGGCCGTCCGGCAAGGCCCGAGGCGGCCGCCGACATCCCCTCGACGGAAGAGGCGCTGTCGCGTCTCGACATGCCGCTGGGTGAGGCGATGCGCACCCAGCGGGCCATCCGCAAGCTGCACCTCGATCCGGTCAGCCACGATGTGTTGCTCCCGCTGCTCGAGCTCTCGTTGAAGGCGCCGACCAGCAGTAACACCCAGGACTGGTCGTACCTCGTTGTCGAGGATCCCGAGCAGAAGGAGCGGCTGGCCAAGCTGTATCGGCCGCTCTTCCGCGCCTACGACCCGATCGTCTCCCGGATGGCCCGCGGTGACGCAAAGGCGCAGCGCCAGATGGCGCCGGGCCGCTGGCAGGCCAAGCACTTTGCGGAGCTGCCGCTCTTCGTCATCCCGTGTTACCGGCGTGGCCTGAAGCACCGGCCGGTTGGCCGTCCCCAGATTGCGGTGTCCTCGTTCTACGGGTCGGTGTTCCCGGCAGTTCAGAACCTGCTGTTGGAATGTCGGGCGGTCGGGTTGGGTGCGTCCATCCAGACGTTGCCCATCTGGCACATCTCGACGGCCCGCCGGATCCTCGGCCTGCCCCGCAAGGTCAACCCGGTGTGCATCATCCCCATCGGGTGGCCACGTGGCCGCTACGGGCCCACCACCCGTCGGCCGATCGGCGAAGTGGTCCATCTCGACCGCTACGGCAATCAGCCGTTCCTTGTCCGGTCCAGGGGAGAAGAGGCATGA